Part of the Echeneis naucrates chromosome 18, fEcheNa1.1, whole genome shotgun sequence genome is shown below.
CCTCCCGTTCCTTCTCCCGCTGAATCTCCCTCAGTTTTGCCTTCTCGATTTCTAACTCCCTCTCTTGCCTTTCCTTCTCCTGCCTCTCCatttctctcagcctcttttcctgttcctgctgttccctctccttctgcctctccctGCTGGTGCTCACAGACTGTCTTCTCGCCTCTGTGGTGTTTGAAATCATGGGATTTTGTTGCTGGAGTCCCCCCTGGTAGGAGTATCTCCTGTGGGATGGGTTCACACTGAGCTCCCCTCCCTGGTGCTCAGAATGgttgggttttgttttctgtctacGACTCGACAGACTAGAAAAGTTTGACCCAGACACGCCTTTGCTTGTTTCCTCGAAAAACTTCATTCTATCTGCGAATGGAAGTATGTCGGACTCCTCCATCCGAGAACATGAAGAGGAACGAGTGTAGGAAGAGGAGGTAAAGGCACACACCCCATGTCGTGACCCTGTAACCCCTAATACCCTCTCCCCAGTGGCCCGACACCGTGtgtctggttctggttctggctGTAGTTTATGTTCTGGGGTCCAACGCCAGCGGCGGGCTTTGCCCGCAGGAGCTGGTTCTTCTACGACTCTGATGCCAACCCCAAAGCTGGGCATGCCTGGGTCCAGAATCTGGACAGGCCTGGACACGTTATTTTGAGTGTAAGTTGTTGACTGAGGCTGAGTTTGCAACTCATCACGGACTGGTTCTCTTAAAGTGTTGGATTTTTCAGCTGGTACTGTTATCCTGAGGTCTTGGGGGCTTACAGGTGAGGAAAATCCAACTTTGGTACTCTTTTCCTGGACAGGCACACCTGGTTCGGCCTCTTCTTCATTGAAATCTggaccctcctcctcctggacaGTCTCCCCACTGCAGAGCAAACCCCCCGGGCCACGGCTCCTCTGAAGTTGGGCTTTTTTCCTTTGAATCTCATTGCGGAGATTGGTAGCAAATCGTTCACTGCGACGACGGTTGCGTCGATGGTTCCTCGATGAGGTTGACTTCCTCATAACTTCCGCTCCTTCTAAATCCACCTCTTTTTTACCTCCACCTCCTTCACTATGcgctgctctctgctcctccagTAAAGTATCCATACTGGCAGCAGCACTAAGGGGCTTAAAATCCTTCTCCAGTATTTGGTCAGAGCTCAGCCTCTCCTGGGCCGATGATCCACTGGGGTCTCCTGGTACACTCACAGAGCGGCCCCAAGGATGATGCTGAATTGGGGAGAGAGACTCGCCATTCACAGCCACACCTTCCAGCCTTGTATTTGAATCCCCATCATCGCCGTCCTCCTCCAAGAACACAGATCCTGGCGTTGAACAACGGCTGCCTCCCCATTTGTTTGGTGGAGCGGTGAGGTGGTTGTAATCAGAAGGGTTCGATGGGTCGTAAGGCTCCACGGAGGAGCCGTCATTGTTAAACTGCAATAACTGAAGCTGTGTGGCGAGGAGCTTCTCGGGAGCACTGTGCCGGTGCAACCCTGTAGAGGAGTGCTTGTTCTGGGAGCGCATGATGCGAGACTGCCCCAAAACCTCCACGGAAGATTCTTCAGGTAAAGAACCAGTGTGGGAGGGGGCGACAGGGACTAGGGAGGCCATCACTTGGTCAGAGAGGTAATCTGAGGTTGTCTCTGAGTTGTGGTCTTTGTTAGTGTTTGTATCACATCTGATATGTCCAATGTCTTTAGTCTGCCTTTGGCTGTAGTGCGAGTCTAAGGTATCTCCCCCCGTTTTGTCACTTTCTTCAGGTGCAGAGAACCCGTTGTGAATTCTCGATTCAACATTCACAGATGATTTTTGTTCACCAAGGTAAGAGGAAACACTGGAAATCTCAATAGGCGCAGAAGCGCAACGTTGGCTGGCGACGTTTGGGCGACTCCGGGTCGCCCTAAAACTGTCCCTTCTGGTTGGAGGCTGAGGAGGgttcatcttcctctctgctgcgcCTCCATTTCTTAACATTTCAAAGTctgctcccctcctctcctcctcataaCAGCAGGACGAAGGCCTCTGTTTTACCTTGACAGTCCTTGGTTTCGGCCTTGTCAGTGACCTGGATTTCTTTACAATCAGCTGTGCCTCATCTGGAGCCTCGCCAGATGAATTCCCCAGGGTCGAGGCGTCCCTACCAGGGTAGCCCCGACACGCCGGGCCAAGGCTCTGAAGGAGGTTATCCATGGAGCAGGCCTCGCCGGGCCGCAGCGGCACAGCGGCGTAGTCAGATGTGTTTGAGCTGGCGGAGAAGGAGCTGTAGGCGGAATCTCTCTTGTTGTTGAAGAGCGTCGGGTCCACAGGTGAATTATGGGAGTCGGAGTAGGGCTGTGCGCTGGGTGTCGGCGTGTCCAAGCTCTCCATGGAGCCCAGGGAACTGCTTCGGTCGGTGGAGGAATAAGGTCTGGAAAGCTGACCCCACTGCATGGACAAGTCACTGCAAAGAGACGGAGACACAAAAGATCAACTCAAGCGTTTGAAAAACAGTCATCAAATGTCCCTTCAGGATATTTAGCCATTCTTCACACAGAATCAGAAAACTGACCtcacttctgtctctgtgaactCGCAATGTGCATTCATTATGAATTATTATGAATGTCAgagaccttaaaaaaaaaaaaaaaaaaccttaaaatgaAGGGTTCTATTTTATCTACGTCAAAGTAACTTTTATTGCCCTTAAGTTGAGttcatgtgtcttttttttctgagcaggAAGTTTGACTGACAAATGGTTAACACTTTTATAAACTACATACAATAAGTCATCGTTAATTTTGAAATGGCATGACAAATAAACTACGTCCTTCTGGAATACAACATTTGAACTGTAACACGAGGGAATCTGTTTTCTATCAGTCCTGAGCCGAAGATCCAGACCGGCCTCATATGTTTTTAAAGACCCTCAGAGGAAGCCTCTTTAGGCAGAGAGGGATTTCCTCCTCATCAACTCCTACAGCCCGGAGTCAAAACCTCTAAGTCATCTCTTGATTCCCCTcatcctccttcttcttcctctttcattcctGTCTTCCTCTAGTGGATTCTTCCTGTCAGGTCTCTTTTACTTCAGACTCATTCTCCAAACTGCAATTTGCAGAACTGATGGAACCCACGAGAAAACACcaagtttttttaattaatgatcacaaattaaagaaaatgacagcGATTCTCAAACAAAGCGCACACAGTTTAAACTACAAATCCATTCATCATCTGTCATAAATTAGCCGAGGCCTTTGCAGTCTACTACAAACTGTACTTGACTTTATGCTACCTCTTGTTTCAAATAAGGGATTCTATGGatgaaaaagatggagaaaatgaaacatataTCAGATGCTGTGGTCGCTCAGCAGACGCCAGGTGACCTTGATGTCCTGGGTTTGTATCCGACCCGTGACCTCGGATGAACGTCCCCCTCCTTCTGCTCCCTTGCTAATTTTCTAATAGcaaaatattggaaaaaaatacccagacaaaaaagaaaaaggagagctCAGGGAATGGGGATGGAACAAAACACTCTAGACTTGTTGGCTATTGATGTGAGCTTCAGGGGGTAAAGGGGGTACCCAATGTTCTTGTGCTTGGTTCAAATCCAACTCGTAAAGGGCTCAACAAAAAATCTGCAGTCATTTTATTGTGgtatttctttttcctgtaaAGAGGAGAGTGGTCACTCCCCCTTTCTTTGCTGTCTTATTCACACAATGGGAAAAGTTTCCAGGGAGACGGAGACGGGGGCTACAGAAGAGAGAAATCTCTGAAGGGCTTTGATCTCAAACCAGTATGGGAGAACAACTGGCAGACTATCTGCAGGCTGTTTCTGAGGTATTTATGGTTTGCTGTCCTCCGGCGATCTGCGATCGGACGGGCTCGGTTGTGCCTGTGAAGGGTCGAACCGCTGCTTGCTCATATCTACACATGTTCTCGTTGCTCATGTAGGAAAATATTTTGGCGGTCGGCACAATTTGTGTTTGCCATTTGTCTTTTAATGCTCTTACCATCCTTCCATGTAAATTAAATCCACTAAATTCCTATTTGGctttgaaatgactgaaaaccTGAAGCCTCCTCGTATGAACCGCATTTAAGTGAAACTTAATAGTGTAACCAAAATGAATCACAAACCATTTTGATAATCAATCAAGCGTCAGAGCCAAACGCCAGCGTTAAAAATGTGGGACCTTacctcaaaacaaaataaatatttggggTTTAGTTTTTACCGTTGTTTGGACAAAACAAGATATTTAATGATGTAGCTTGATGCTGGGCATTCAGAACTCAATCACATAGTCAAGAAAATGATCTGCTGATGGACCAGAGAGAGTTATGCCCCTCAAACACATTACAGTcaactttaaatgtaaaaaaaaaaagaagtggattgtgaaatatataaaatctCCATTAAGTAAACGACCTGAACTGATGGGAGATTTACAACAcgttgaaatgtaaaaatgtcgAAAAACGACAAAACTAAAACAGCGTAgcttcaaaaacacagaaaaaacaggACTTAACACTGACCGGCGTGGAAAATAAGTTTCATTATCTACATGAGAAAATCACCTCTGAAGGAAGTGAGCCATGAATGAGACAGCAGAGGCTGCTGCATAGATTTGACCtggctgacagagagaggaagaaaggaaatgagatGGGAGCTGGACAGGAAATGACTGTCACTCCTGCCCAATCAGACGGCAATGTGGAACATGTGAGTGCGACACGTTTAGACGTGGAcccaaacacatacaaacatacacaactGGAGGGGATGGTGGTGATGATTGGATTAATCCTCAGCGTGTCGATTAACACAGGCACACAACCTACaaacgatttttttttttctaatttagtATTTACAGAAAGACACTTGGTGTGGCGTGGAAatgaacgcacacacagatgcagactGTACAAAATGTCCCTCGCACAAACACAGTTTATTCCAtgtcttcctctctttgtccACATGTTCTTGTGGTCACATGCCATTGTCCAGAGTTATGCCGGGAGCTGCCTCCTCatcagatggtgtgtgtgtgtgtgtgtgtgtgtgtgtgtgtgtttgtgttatgagATCAGGCAGGAGAAACTGTGggaataacacacacatacacaaacgtACTGCTATCTAATCCATGTAGGGCTATTAAATCTAATAGTAATGCATTATATCACAGATTCTCATCACAAAGAGAACAGCATGAGCAGCTGACGTTCCAAACAAACGGATAACAGCTATTTATATTGTGAGTCAATATACACACTGCGGTaacttcctctttccttctaaACGATTATAGTCGAGCTTTGTGAGCTAATACTGTAACACAAAGACTAACTCACATATATGACTTCTCTCTATTTAGCGTGACTGGACAATTCAGCCTTTGTCCACATTGtatcacagtaaaataaaaatagccaTTGTTATACCTAGAGCTGAATGAATacttttgttaatttatttaccACAGACAGAATGAATGTGAGCAAATGCTTTGACAGTTGTTAAATCCTTTAAGCAAAAAAGGCCAAATATTGCTGAGGTCCAGCTCTGAGGCTGTGATATTTTTAGGCTTTTCCTCATTGTACGCCGaatatttttaactttttggCGTATCGGTTGGAAAAATCAGGCAATCTGAAGAGAGAGCTTCGCACACAAATGCTCAGCTGGTTTACTAATGCTGATGTTTCTCTTCTTGAGCTCCTGTTTGTTCAGTTGCAGCACTTGTAGTCAAAAAAGCtcttcaaaatgtaaaatgagcATATTATATCTCTAAAGTTAGAGCCAGGTTAGATCGAGATGGAACCAATCATTCGTCGAAGCATATAATAAAatcatcagacagacagacgaagAGCAGGTCACCGTGGGATCTGATTGATTATCAGTGCACTATGTTGTAATGGGATCTAAAAATAGAGCAATCGACTTCCTGCGTGGGCTGTGTGGACATAAAGACACAGTGATGTCACCTCTTTCCTGGTAATTGTTGGCTTTTCGGCCAAAATCCCCGGCAGTGACTTAATACCCAACATCCCGTAGAGTCACAGGACCCAAATGTCTGACTCATTCACCTGAAACAGGCTGCATTTTATATTctaaaaaattacttttattattcttattaatgGGAGAAACACTCAAGTTTTCATAATATtgtgtaacaaacacacatagcCTATAAACTTATATAACGATCATCAGGAAACTGTCACGTAGGTCTGATAGTGGTTTACTGCCATGAAATATTTATGACACAGGGCTAATTTCAAACCACCATTCTGAGCTCTAAAACACTATTATTATAAGTGTAAAGTAGAAATAACCAAGTCGTTATCAGAAACATCAACACTTATCAACAGAATCTACAAACTAGAACAGAACTGTGGATGCTCAGTGATCACATTTTATCATCTGAGGATTGTTGCCTCACCTGTTGTCAGTTGTGTGCCAGGGTAGTGTGTAGGGGCCGGGGTGGAGCTGCATGGCAGGCGGAGgcggaggaggggggagaggaggggagtcGGCGGTGGGGAGGCAGGACGGTGGCGGAGGGGACggcggaggagggggagggaggggcagcTCCGATAGCTTTGCCAGGTGCCAGGAGTGAGGCCTGATGAGAGGAATGTGCCGCCTGCAGAGACGAGGAGGAGAAACTCAGGTGAGGAGGTGgatgacagaagaagaagaaactgatcTGATCCAACAGGAAGTCCAATGGAGCTTAATTTACAGAAGTCAGACTTAAGCCAggagttttcagttttcacaaacATAAATTAAAGTTCCTTTATACCCCCTCCTGTATGGCTACAGGGTCAAAGTTCAGAACAAAGATCTGGTCATTTTGTCTAAATATGCTGATTCACCCACATCAGTTGTGTCCGGGAACATAAAACTCAAACCTACTGCTCGTACCTTGCCAACTCAAAAATCTGTGGAAACAGCTTCCTAAAATGTTGTTTGGACTTCCATTGGGCTGCCATTAAAAACCCATCAACATGAATTGTATATTCTCCAGTCAGATCTGAGGCCAGACATTCCAGCGTATCCCAAGATATTCTCTAATTCCCTTATTCAGACTTCCGACAGCATGTGCTGGCCAGATTCAACTCAACCCCCCGCAGATAGAGAAACAAAAAACGGCTCGAAACAAGGGTCACAAAGGGAAAGAACAGCCagatatataaatgtaatattcTCTGGGTCTGAATGGACCTCTATGTGGGTAATCATATCTGTTAGACAGCCGCTGGATGGAAACAACTTTTGTATAAAGAATGAAAATTACTTGAGCTGTTGACTTCAGCCTTCAATTTTCAGTCACAAACGTAAAACCTGTTAGAAAGATATCTGCTGTGGAACTGACTGAAAAGTCTACCTGATGAAAATGCCTTCAGTACACCATCATGAAAACTAATCTTATTAAACTTAAAGGTTGACGTGGACTTCTCTGGCCTTCAGACTTTATACTCCAACTTCAGCTGGATGTTTCTCCACCTTCTCTGGTCTTCTATGAGTTGTCACAGATTTGGCCCtgaagaataataaataacctccaaaaacaaaaacggcaGCTGGATTGTTGTTTTGTAGATCTCAGGTGTCAATCCCAGCAACACCTCAATGTGAGCACTTTTAAGACCCTCAAAATGAAAGtgcaaaaaatgcaaaatgagaCTGTTCCGGGTTTTCAGACGAAAACATCAGGGGGCACAATTGGAGGTACAATTTTGGGAGAAGAATGTGGATTCTGGCACCACAAGGGAGAGGAAAGGACCATTTCTGAGAATTTTTGTTTATGATAAAGCAGGAGCAGGAGAACCATTTCCAGAATAAACACTCTTGCTTCCTGGTTAAGGCTCCTTAAGAGGGATTTCTATCTGAACCCGTTGATTGTTTGACTCCGTTGGCAATGTCCTTAAATTATCCGCTGAGAAAGTTTATGTTGAGCCTGTGTATGTGCATCTATGCctttatatgtgtgtacatCAATGTGTGTGGGAACTTTCCAAAATCAACCAGACAAAATACCATTTGCACAAACGCTCACAGCAGCACCCCCCCCAACACTCCACTGCACCCGCTCTGTTTCTCCAAGTTTAGCATTTCAGAGATTGATGACcgtgaaaatcaaaacaaacgaTGCGAAGCCAAAGTTAAAGTTGATGGAGACGAGacataaaagaataaatgtgAAGTCTCTCAACTTAAGAATGCAATAAAGAGTGCAATATAAGCTCATGAACCGTTCTGTATCAATGCGGGGGGGATTCTTCCAAACCACTTAACCAATCGTTGTTTTTCCAAAATGCTTTTGCTTTGCCGGAGGACGAGGTCAGCGATCGTGTATCCCACAAATTTGGAAATTTACAGTAAGCAGAACCACGTCGTCTGTGTGGGAACAGAACTGTGTTAATTAGGGGTTGGTTTGTTGTTAGTTGGGTGAAAATCTGAtacatgaaagagaaaaacatgaacatctgctctctttgctctcttgtagattttttccctcttcttttaCATTCTTTGGGACATTTTTGTGGTCTTTGTTGAGGGGGGGGTCACTGACAGTTGATgaatttgcttgtttttaattaCCAGCGGTGGAAGAAAAAGCTGGcctgaaatgaaatatatgagTAACTATTTGTTTCAACAATGCTTCAGTGACTGGACTTTTCAGGtttctttaaaaacagtttgtaAATCTTGAGCATAATCTTTCTCATTCaacaattataataataatctacACACTCTGAGAAAAGCCCATCAAAAGTGCCCAGAGGTTTTTAGCTGATATTAAAGGGATAGTTCAGGTTATTAGGCATTATTTGACCTCTGGCTACAGGTTgtgcaaagaaacacaacagtgcAGCAGCTGAGAAATATGTATTAGTAAAGGAAAGTGAGATGAAGCTCTGAAATGAAATCCTCATCTTCAGTACCggtgctcctgctgcttctctagGCTGCACGACTGGCCAATGTAAAATAACGCAGACGACCCCTTTAAATCAgcgaaacacacaaacaaacaaaagaagagaatGAAGTGTTAAAAAGACTTCTGTCGTTAGTCATGGCTGCCGTCAGAGGCATCCACAGAGGCTCTTTCATTTACTGGACACAGAAAAACCCACCACAGACTGGCTGAAGCTCTTctggacacacaaaccaaacctGCTGCCGGCTGCACACATCTACAACAACACACTCTGGATAACTCTGGATTTCTCCCTAACCTCGTTGGCTACCTGTCCCAGCCGGCAAAGAGGAATCacatgagggtttttttttttgcagggggAAAACTTGGTTGGCATATGCAAGATAATGTGCGTTCTTGAAGTGGAAAACAAGATAATGAGTTAATCGGCCGCTGCTGCGACTGCGAACAAACCAGGAAATTCAATTCAGGTGAGCTGCTTTTCTTAAATATGTTATAAGGGTGTTGTGCAGGTATTCAGCATCTCAAAGGGAGGGAAGTCAGAGAATAATGGACAAAACCACAGACGAGAGGAGTGGACTGAGGCAGAGGAGTTATGAATTCTCCGTCTGAATGTGCCTCTATGAAAGGATCTGCTGGAATGTCCCATTAATGGACAGAAACTGCGACAGCTGACTGATACCACAAAGGTCAACGCGCATAATctgagtcacacacactcacagtccTCAATAGAATACAGTATGAAAGCCAGACGGGCAGCCAGACAAATAGATTTGGACTCTGCACAGTCGCTCAGATAAGGAAAGAAGCTGTTGTAGCAATCCAAAAGAGGGAAAAGGTGATAATTAAAGGAGTCAAAATCAGCATTTGTGTGTCAGGCAGTAGGTGATGACTTGTATGGTGCTGAACAACCACTCTCTGGGAAAGGCAGACAGCGGTTTTCCCATGTGtgtactaaaaataaaaaagttgaaTGAGGTTCAAGCCTACCAGTTTGAAGCATCCAGAGTCAATCTGGTCCCAGGTCAGCTCCGAGCATCCCTGATGCCCAAAGTTCAAGTTCATTCGAAACAAGACAAgaacaacaacgacaaaaaaaaaaaaaatcacaaatgtgtGAAAACTATATTTGATCCTCAAGCCAGTTGAGGTCTGGTGACAGAGCCCGGTTGTGTCCCTGAGGTGTGAGACTTGGCAGAAAGTGGAGTCCAAGATGTGACGTCCATCTGAAGCTGCTTGCAGGTTCTGACCAAGAAGGAAAAAACCCAGCGATGATCCCCACGTCCCTTTttcctcacttcctcctccctAGCTCCTCTCACTGGAAGACAAAACATGGCTATCTCTCCCTCCTGCActctgcatttctctctctctcgctctctctctctcctcatctcatTCTCTTCCAGCCTCTCTCGCCCCCTCCCAGGCAGgatgtgtgagtcagtgagagAGGAAGTATTGTGGAGGGCAGATAAAGTGGTGGACGGCTGCTAAAATAATACCCAGAGTTCCACACTGTTATTGTTTGACAGGAGGAGGGCTGGGGGGGTGGTACAGAGGTACTTCCTCcttgtatgagtgtgtgtgagttttagtgcacatgtgtgtttgcagagcaagaaagagaaaaatcgAAAGAGCAAAGAAAGCAGAGTCTGTTAGACGGACACGGGggctttttcattttggcagAAGGacgagaaaaacaaaatgtggtgAAAGAAGGGGAATGTGAGAGAGGATGGGAGGTCGGCAGGAGGATACAAGAGTCTGTGGAAtaactgcagacaaaaacaatgagtGGGGGTGATGGATGAGCAGAAAATATCTGACTTCCATCATGTTTCTTATCGCTTTTAACAGGCACTTCTGTCACAGGGATGCTATCAAACAATGACGCCTTTGACCATTGTACTCAGagatatgatttttttttaggtcaatTCAATTAGTTATGAGAGATTTATGGAGGaacttccaagaaaaaaaaaaaaaagacaactaaaTATTCACGAATCATTTGTTTATTAGTGGGAATTTAATCCTTTATTTGTTGACACATCTCGAATTTCTCCCCAGAAATAAATAACGTTAACGTTTGGAAGTCTCCAGGTTGCTACACTTTTATATAAACGTGGTGGCAGGTATCTCTTCTCATTGCCCACaaataatacatattttaaaaaacaaatagtggagttaattaaaaaaatcaggaaTGTGTTTTCATCTATCGTAAATAGATAAATCATATTAAAGCAAACAAGCGATCAGATCCTCTCTTCCAGCGGATAcgaatgtatttaaatgaaaaaataaataaatacatttaaaataggACAGCCTGGTGGCCCGGGGCTTTCAAGAAATCATCCATATAATCACAACATCCTCAGCTCATATCAGGTCGGGAACTCTGGATGGATTACTGACTACATTTACCTCCACCTAACTGAAGCTGCTGACGTTAGCAGATGTCAGAAAAACCTCCATATTTAGagttttttaaatcataaaacagcaacatttttacacattaaaccattaaaccaATTTCGAATGTTTGGCTGAAGACTCATCTGATGATAAAATTGGACATTTCTCCCTCCAGACACTGAATCTGAGTCCTTCTGTGGACCAGACCTGAACCTTATAGTGCAAACATCAGGAGGTGTGAGCGTCCCACATTAACGCTGTTGAAGTTTAACCAACCACACAAGAGCAGACACCTAATAACATGAGTCTCTCTGCAGGCTTCAAAGGATTTTCTGGAGACTTAAATTCCCTGCAGACATgattgtgagtgtttgtgtgtgtctgtgtgttatgtacatgcatgtgggcaGATTCCTTACATTCCCTTTCTTCCCGTCCTTCACAGTGGTGAAGGGTAAACTGTGCTAGAAAGCCTAAACAACCTcacctcctcccctctgtcccTTTGTGTTTGCCTGCAATTAAGatgtatttgtttgctttatggGCCtccagcacagtgtgtgtgtgcgtgtgtgtgtgtgagtgtgtttctgcatgtctgTTTGTTCGGCTTGTGGCCCCTAATCATTTCGATTATGGATTTCTGAATGATAAACACACATTGGTAGATGTCTTTTACATACTTAGACGCACACAGATAACACACAGACTACTGCTTAGGGTtaaagtgacacacacagttttttcaTTCCAGGTAATCAGTACAGTGAGACTGGGCTCATACCAGAGGTCGATGGCAGGAAGGGTGAAGCCAACTTCAGCCCCTGCAGCACAATGCGCTGTTTGTTACTGCTCAATCCCCctagactgtgtgtgtctgtctgtgtgtgtgtgtgtgtgtgtgtgtaatcagtAATCCACCTGTCAAGAAAATTTCTATGCTGTTTTCCCTCCAATgcaacaacttttgaaaacgGCTCATTTCAGCATTGATCATGTCGGAATTATGACATTTTGTTGAGAAGTTAATTTGTTAATGGGATTTCGTATGTAAGAAAATAACCTTATAAATATACACGCATATatataagaaaagaaaagaaatgacactctgatctgcttctttttcatgtaaaatgcCAGGATCAACTTTTATCACATTAGGTGAAAGAAATCACAGATCATTTCATCCGTCTTTGCAGCAAACAATAATTCAACAAGTCCAACATAAGCAGAGGCTTTATTgataatcttttatttaatctctcctgcagctgctcttccTCCCGTCTGACACTATATTTATTCTCCTTTTACCTTTTAACACGACTTCCCTCTTCGACTCATTAAACTCCAATGCTGTGCTGATTCCCCAACATGAGGTTTAGTTCCATGTGATAATGTTTGAGGttattaaaaacagtaaatgtAAAACGTTTTCAGCctctaaaaagaaaagttttgcAGCTTGttactgaagaaacacaaaagcataTCAGGGTCTGTAAATTGTGGTGGccattttttgatttttaggACCAAACTAATTCAGAAAATCAGTAACAACATAATTTGACTGCGTCAGAGATGCCAACCTGAGAAACATCTGACGATTAAACACCACAGATTTTGTATGATGGCTCTTCATCCATCCCCTTCCATTAAAAGAACATCTTTTTCATGTACGTGTGTCCAAACTGGCCTCTTGGAATTTGTGACTCTCtgaaatactgtgtgtgtgtgtgtgtgtgtgtgtgtctgtgtgtgtgtggagtc
Proteins encoded:
- the shroom4 gene encoding protein Shroom4 isoform X3, with protein sequence MWSKIEDGGKAAHCKKLKVGDELININGSALYGSRQEALILIKGSYRTLKLTVRRRHIPLIRPHSWHLAKLSELPLPPPPPPSPPPPSCLPTADSPPLPPPPPPPAMQLHPGPYTLPWHTTDNSDLSMQWGQLSRPYSSTDRSSSLGSMESLDTPTPSAQPYSDSHNSPVDPTLFNNKRDSAYSSFSASSNTSDYAAVPLRPGEACSMDNLLQSLGPACRGYPGRDASTLGNSSGEAPDEAQLIVKKSRSLTRPKPRTVKVKQRPSSCCYEEERRGADFEMLRNGGAAERKMNPPQPPTRRDSFRATRSRPNVASQRCASAPIEISSVSSYLGEQKSSVNVESRIHNGFSAPEESDKTGGDTLDSHYSQRQTKDIGHIRCDTNTNKDHNSETTSDYLSDQVMASLVPVAPSHTGSLPEESSVEVLGQSRIMRSQNKHSSTGLHRHSAPEKLLATQLQLLQFNNDGSSVEPYDPSNPSDYNHLTAPPNKWGGSRCSTPGSVFLEEDGDDGDSNTRLEGVAVNGESLSPIQHHPWGRSVSVPGDPSGSSAQERLSSDQILEKDFKPLSAAASMDTLLEEQRAAHSEGGGGKKEVDLEGAEVMRKSTSSRNHRRNRRRSERFATNLRNEIQRKKAQLQRSRGPGGLLCSGETVQEEEGPDFNEEEAEPGVPVQEKSTKVGFSSPVSPQDLRITVPAEKSNTLREPVRDELQTQPQSTTYTQNNVSRPVQILDPGMPSFGVGIRVVEEPAPAGKARRWRWTPEHKLQPEPEPDTRCRATGERVLGVTGSRHGVCAFTSSSYTRSSSCSRMEESDILPFADRMKFFEETSKGVSGSNFSSLSSRRQKTKPNHSEHQGGELSVNPSHRRYSYQGGLQQQNPMISNTTEARRQSVSTSRERQKEREQQEQEKRLREMERQEKERQERELEIEKAKLREIQREKEREERVRQWEKERELELELERTREQERVQAEREKELEREREKERQEDAQLSCHQVFYTIKDNHQDVQHRDNFHNVQPKSQALSRCQTQNQVPRSAFYPVNTNHQPQLQGYTARSYTPTETYPARQQETTKLNRKYSLTERDCPSWRRESRPPETISPQQPPPQQSRCGPRQFDSNGHTFPPPPAPLGLRGRAMSENDLRFDSSHRWSPSISAATSQTLSEVEEGGGGGDSGREVGSVARQNRKKTPPPPRPPPPKWEQFHRRRASHHTLFPPPATAPQSLPPSSYLPPAETSRQRSYSLPPERQEVAEGCPRCSCPQNQDQPFPHAPSNHSQPPFQEHSFTVAPPSPMFSRKGFRPVAPPQRESEGNLRSLYGGQQERGETSLPPPPPPADASLRSHNPDQDRQPVKPHKLQHNLRPGAEWDRATSPRVHSDAALPPDVQNGGLQSYFALDYEQQQLHGTRSFHTEQQKAPEPGTESETTLSPSPAHSLEAELDVPMETDIDDFQEEELPTEAEPITSELPCFALPVTVLETDIDTLPDSEASPPGRTRAESGSLEEELETRERLSLEELFPQNSEAESGTEGWRGAYQTTEHNTDSLDRRSGGSSSCSSYYSTSAAKAQLLSQMKDFTDNREKDDDELTYKKQLMESLRKKLGVLREAQRGLQDDIRANAQLGEEVENMVVSVCKPNEVDKFRMFIGDLDKVVSLLLSLSGRLLRVETTLDTLDAETEHHERLPLLEKKRQLLRQLSEAQDLKDHVDRREQAVSRVLSRCLSPEQHRDYSHFVKMKAALLVEQRQLEDKIRLGEEQLRGLRESLGLGLGLGMGMSMGYGHY